In Planifilum fulgidum, a genomic segment contains:
- a CDS encoding ParA family protein, which translates to MGKVIAIANQKGGVGKTTTSINLAAGLAMEGRKVLVVDSDPQGNTTSGFGINKADVKQCIYDVMINEVPIVDVIVRTGIENLDLVPATIQLAGAEIELVQVISREYRLKRALQPVLDRYDYVLIDCPPSLGVLTVNSLTAANSVLIPIQCEFYALEGLGQLLNTIRIVQKHLNKRLEIEGVLLTMFDARTNLSVQVMEEVKKYFQHKVYKTVIPRNVRLSEAPSHGLPILLYDPRSRGAECYIELAKEVIHNG; encoded by the coding sequence GTGGGAAAAGTGATCGCGATCGCCAACCAGAAGGGCGGAGTCGGAAAAACGACCACATCCATCAATCTGGCTGCGGGTCTGGCCATGGAGGGGAGAAAGGTGCTGGTGGTGGACAGCGATCCCCAGGGGAACACCACCAGCGGGTTTGGAATCAACAAAGCGGACGTGAAACAGTGCATTTATGATGTGATGATCAATGAGGTGCCCATCGTCGACGTCATCGTGCGGACGGGGATTGAGAACCTGGATCTGGTCCCCGCCACCATTCAATTGGCCGGTGCCGAAATCGAGCTGGTTCAGGTGATTTCCCGCGAATATCGCCTGAAGCGCGCTCTGCAGCCGGTCCTCGACCGGTATGACTATGTGCTGATCGATTGTCCGCCTTCCCTGGGGGTTTTGACCGTCAATTCCCTGACCGCCGCCAATTCGGTGTTGATTCCCATCCAGTGCGAATTTTACGCCCTCGAGGGCTTGGGACAGTTGCTCAACACGATCCGCATCGTCCAGAAACATTTGAACAAGCGGCTGGAGATCGAGGGCGTCCTCTTGACGATGTTTGACGCCCGTACCAATCTGTCCGTCCAGGTGATGGAAGAAGTGAAGAAGTACTTCCAGCACAAGGTGTACAAGACGGTGATCCCCCGCAATGTTCGGCTGAGCGAGGCGCCCAGCCACGGCTTGCCGATTCTCCTCTACGACCCCCGCTCCCGCGGAGCGGAATGTTACATCGAGCTGGCGAAGGAAGTGATTCACAATGGGTAG
- a CDS encoding MazG-like family protein: MSHPERGMQIAKNLKVIDWLKTEILDQIANLFKGLHHANQHLILDSLASLVVVSYVLARRVGISFRELDQAVVSKLREHIREGHQLENWYGDLSSLEQHMNKR, encoded by the coding sequence ATGAGCCATCCGGAGCGAGGGATGCAGATCGCAAAGAATTTGAAAGTGATTGACTGGTTGAAGACCGAAATCCTGGATCAGATCGCCAACCTGTTCAAGGGACTTCATCACGCCAACCAGCATCTGATCCTGGACAGCCTGGCCAGTCTGGTCGTGGTCAGCTATGTGCTGGCCCGAAGGGTCGGGATCTCCTTCCGCGAACTGGATCAGGCGGTGGTGAGCAAACTGAGGGAACACATCCGGGAAGGACATCAGTTGGAAAATTGGTACGGCGATTTGTCCTCTCTGGAGCAGCACATGAACAAGAGGTGA
- a CDS encoding DUF951 domain-containing protein, protein MQRKVFNLGDIVEMKKPHPCGTNAWKVIRMGMDIRMKCTGCGHSVLLPRSRFEKRMKRVLIPAESNGDENSRPGSL, encoded by the coding sequence GTGCAACGGAAAGTTTTCAATCTGGGTGACATCGTGGAGATGAAAAAGCCGCATCCCTGCGGGACCAATGCTTGGAAGGTCATCCGAATGGGCATGGACATCCGGATGAAGTGCACCGGATGTGGTCACAGCGTGCTCCTCCCCCGATCCCGCTTTGAAAAGCGGATGAAGCGGGTCCTGATCCCCGCCGAATCAAACGGAGATGAAAATTCCCGTCCCGGATCCCTCTGA
- a CDS encoding ParB/RepB/Spo0J family partition protein: MGSKRLGKGLGALLPSIDVTEDDVVNEVDVSELRANPYQPRKQFDPDSLEELAESIKEHGIIQPLVVRKSIHGYEIVAGERRFRAGKKAGLTKFPVVIREFTDEQMMEIALIENLQREDLNPMEIANAYKKLMDHFSLTQEELAARVGKSRPHVANFLRLLQLPPAIQEDVSRGTLSMGHARALLGVKEPEVQMKLAEKVKREGASVRQLEEWVQQIHQSGVKKKKPKKAEKVDPQIRRYEEMLQESLNTPVRIRHGKRKGKIEIEYFSQSELERLLELLQRDPLIGG, encoded by the coding sequence ATGGGTAGCAAGCGGTTGGGAAAAGGACTCGGAGCGCTTCTTCCCTCGATCGATGTCACGGAAGACGACGTCGTCAACGAGGTGGACGTCTCCGAACTCAGGGCGAATCCCTATCAGCCCAGGAAACAATTTGATCCCGATTCCCTGGAGGAGCTGGCGGAGTCGATCAAGGAGCACGGGATCATTCAGCCCCTCGTCGTTCGGAAAAGCATCCACGGGTACGAGATCGTGGCGGGGGAGCGGCGTTTCCGGGCGGGAAAAAAGGCGGGGCTGACCAAGTTTCCGGTGGTGATCCGGGAATTTACCGATGAACAGATGATGGAGATCGCCCTGATCGAAAATCTGCAGCGGGAAGATCTCAATCCGATGGAAATCGCCAATGCCTACAAGAAGTTGATGGATCACTTTTCGCTGACCCAGGAAGAGCTGGCGGCGCGGGTGGGGAAAAGCCGCCCCCATGTCGCCAATTTCCTGCGCTTGCTTCAGCTTCCCCCGGCGATTCAGGAGGATGTTTCACGTGGAACACTCTCGATGGGACATGCCCGGGCGCTGCTGGGAGTGAAGGAGCCGGAGGTGCAGATGAAGCTGGCGGAAAAGGTGAAAAGGGAAGGAGCCAGCGTCCGGCAGTTGGAGGAGTGGGTCCAACAGATCCATCAAAGCGGCGTCAAGAAGAAAAAGCCGAAGAAAGCGGAGAAGGTGGATCCGCAGATCAGACGGTACGAGGAGATGCTTCAGGAATCCCTGAACACGCCGGTGCGGATTCGTCACGGAAAGCGAAAGGGAAAGATCGAGATCGAATACTTCTCGCAGAGCGAGCTGGAACGGCTCCTGGAATTGCTCCAGCGGGATCCCCTGATCGGGGGGTGA
- the rpsF gene encoding 30S ribosomal protein S6 — MRKYELMYITRPDLDEESLKNNREKVQSVITQNGGKILETQDMGKRRLAYPIQRLREGVYTVVQFQSEGDIVKELERNLRLDDNVIRHMVIRIDER; from the coding sequence TTGCGGAAGTACGAGTTGATGTACATCACCCGCCCCGATCTCGACGAGGAATCCCTGAAAAACAACCGGGAAAAGGTGCAATCCGTCATCACCCAAAACGGCGGGAAAATTCTGGAGACCCAGGATATGGGGAAACGTCGTCTGGCCTACCCCATCCAGCGGCTGCGGGAAGGGGTTTATACCGTCGTCCAGTTCCAGTCCGAGGGGGACATCGTGAAGGAACTGGAGCGGAACCTGCGGCTCGACGACAACGTGATCCGGCACATGGTCATCCGAATCGATGAGCGGTAA
- the yyaC gene encoding spore protease YyaC yields the protein MRELFHSDSAAFTFPYRVDYTHPRAVEMCAEKLTLALGALPPGSELVCLCIGTDRSTGDSLGPLVGTMLEKMASPSLRIYGTLDEPVHAVNLRATLEEMRRNLKNPRIIAVDACLGNLHSVGSIQVGMGPLKPGAGVNKNLPEVGEVHITGIVNVAGFMEYFVLQNTRLSIVMKMADIISRSIQSVVTRLHREAT from the coding sequence ATGCGTGAGCTGTTCCATTCCGATTCTGCGGCTTTCACCTTCCCTTACCGGGTGGACTACACCCACCCCCGGGCTGTGGAGATGTGTGCGGAAAAGCTCACGCTGGCGCTGGGCGCGCTTCCCCCCGGCTCCGAGCTGGTCTGCCTCTGTATCGGCACCGACCGTTCCACCGGCGACTCCCTCGGTCCCCTGGTCGGCACGATGCTGGAAAAAATGGCGTCCCCTTCCCTCCGCATTTACGGAACATTGGACGAGCCCGTTCATGCCGTCAATCTCCGCGCGACGCTGGAGGAAATGCGGAGGAATTTGAAAAATCCGCGGATCATCGCGGTGGATGCCTGTTTGGGAAATCTGCACAGCGTCGGCTCGATCCAGGTGGGGATGGGCCCCCTCAAACCGGGGGCGGGCGTGAACAAAAATCTGCCCGAAGTGGGCGAGGTTCACATCACCGGGATCGTCAACGTCGCCGGTTTCATGGAATATTTCGTCCTGCAGAACACCCGGCTCAGCATCGTCATGAAAATGGCGGACATCATCTCCCGCTCCATCCAATCCGTCGTTACCCGTCTGCACCGGGAAGCGACGTGA
- a CDS encoding DUF554 domain-containing protein codes for MALLGTVVNALAVVLGSLLGFVLPRLREEMRVQVMQGVGLVVAVMGISMAMRSENIIVVLVSLVLGGAVGGWMHLDDQLKRFGRWMESRLNKQDGFASGFITATLVFCVGPMAVLGALAGGLKGEHELLFTKAMLDGFTAIIFTSSLGVGVLFSAVPVFLYQGAIALSAEWITRLFKGPLLDRILEDLTAVGGIMIIAIGLNLLNLTRIRVADWLPALPIAVVVAAVYDAIPFL; via the coding sequence ATGGCTTTGTTGGGAACGGTGGTCAACGCTTTGGCGGTGGTCCTCGGCTCCCTGCTTGGCTTTGTCCTGCCCCGTCTTCGGGAGGAAATGAGAGTTCAGGTGATGCAGGGCGTCGGCTTGGTGGTGGCGGTGATGGGGATCTCCATGGCGATGCGTTCCGAAAACATTATCGTCGTCCTCGTTTCCCTGGTGTTGGGAGGGGCCGTCGGCGGCTGGATGCACCTGGATGACCAGCTGAAGCGGTTCGGCCGGTGGATGGAATCGCGCTTGAACAAACAAGACGGGTTCGCCTCCGGTTTCATCACCGCAACGCTGGTGTTCTGCGTCGGTCCGATGGCCGTCTTGGGAGCATTGGCGGGAGGATTGAAGGGAGAGCACGAGTTGCTGTTCACCAAAGCGATGCTGGACGGATTCACCGCCATCATCTTCACTTCTTCCCTGGGCGTGGGCGTTCTTTTTTCCGCCGTCCCCGTTTTTCTCTATCAGGGGGCGATTGCCCTCTCCGCCGAATGGATCACCCGGCTGTTTAAGGGACCTTTATTGGACCGGATCCTGGAGGATCTGACCGCCGTCGGCGGAATCATGATCATCGCCATCGGCCTCAACCTGCTCAACCTGACCCGCATCCGCGTCGCCGACTGGCTGCCCGCCCTGCCGATCGCCGTTGTCGTCGCCGCTGTCTATGACGCGATACCGTTTTTGTAG
- a CDS encoding lysophospholipid acyltransferase family protein, giving the protein MFLYHTLQPVVRCLIRIYHRARVEGMDRVPAEGPLILVGNHLSLLDPFYIGAFFPRKIRFMAKKESFRHPVARWFLNHFRAFPVDRGKADLKSLKTAIGVLRNGEVLGMFPEGGRRENAPMRELKQGAAYLALKTGAPILPVYIEGTDRSLPRNAVWIRPHRIRIVVGECIRPGAEKTGRQSEEQISEEILRVWRRMAAEGREEGRQRG; this is encoded by the coding sequence ATGTTTCTGTATCACACCCTTCAACCCGTCGTTCGGTGTTTGATTCGAATCTACCACCGGGCCCGCGTGGAAGGGATGGATCGGGTCCCGGCGGAGGGGCCCCTCATTTTGGTCGGCAATCATCTCAGCCTTCTCGACCCCTTTTATATCGGGGCCTTTTTTCCGCGAAAGATCCGTTTCATGGCGAAAAAGGAATCCTTCCGCCATCCGGTGGCCCGGTGGTTTCTGAACCATTTCCGCGCCTTTCCCGTGGATCGCGGCAAGGCGGACCTGAAGTCCTTGAAGACCGCCATCGGCGTGCTCCGAAACGGTGAGGTGCTGGGCATGTTTCCCGAGGGGGGGAGGCGGGAAAACGCCCCGATGCGCGAGCTGAAACAGGGAGCCGCCTACCTGGCGCTCAAGACCGGCGCGCCCATTCTCCCCGTTTATATCGAGGGGACGGATCGTTCGCTGCCCCGGAATGCGGTGTGGATTCGCCCCCATCGGATTCGGATCGTCGTCGGGGAATGCATCAGGCCCGGCGCGGAGAAAACGGGACGGCAAAGCGAGGAGCAGATCAGCGAAGAAATTCTCCGCGTCTGGCGCCGGATGGCGGCGGAAGGAAGGGAGGAAGGGCGCCAACGCGGTTGA
- the ssb gene encoding single-stranded DNA-binding protein → MINRVILVGRLAQDPELRYTPNGVAVTTFTLAVNRRFTNQQGEREADFINIVTWRQLAETCANYLKKGRLVGVDGRLQIRSYENSEGRRIKVAEVVADTVQFLEPAGARSGTAAEGDPFGKGRNEMDDPFADDGKPIDISDDDLPF, encoded by the coding sequence ATGATCAATCGGGTGATTTTGGTCGGTCGTCTCGCGCAGGATCCCGAACTCCGGTACACGCCGAACGGTGTGGCCGTCACCACCTTCACCCTGGCGGTGAATCGGCGGTTCACCAATCAACAGGGAGAACGGGAAGCCGATTTCATCAACATCGTCACCTGGAGGCAGCTGGCCGAAACCTGCGCCAACTACCTGAAAAAGGGACGCCTGGTCGGCGTGGACGGACGGCTGCAGATCCGGAGCTACGAAAACAGCGAAGGGCGTCGGATCAAGGTGGCTGAAGTGGTGGCGGACACGGTCCAGTTTCTCGAACCGGCCGGAGCGCGTTCCGGGACGGCCGCCGAGGGAGATCCGTTCGGAAAAGGTCGGAACGAGATGGACGATCCCTTTGCGGACGACGGAAAACCGATTGACATCTCCGACGACGATCTGCCCTTTTAA
- the rpsR gene encoding 30S ribosomal protein S18, with protein sequence MARRRGHKRRKVCYFTVNKIEYIDYKDVDLLRKFISERGKILPRRVTGTSSKYQRQLTRAIKRARQMALLPYTTD encoded by the coding sequence ATGGCGCGCCGTCGTGGACACAAGCGGCGGAAGGTCTGCTACTTTACGGTCAACAAGATCGAATACATCGATTACAAAGATGTGGACTTGCTGCGCAAGTTCATCAGCGAGCGGGGGAAAATCCTGCCGCGCCGGGTGACGGGCACGTCTTCCAAGTATCAACGGCAGCTGACCCGGGCCATCAAACGAGCCAGACAAATGGCGCTTCTGCCCTATACCACCGACTGA
- a CDS encoding DUF2232 domain-containing protein, translating to MTGPNGKVRDGVILCGVFTVLIASLFTPFSLVTIWFLPLPFFLYTVRHSWPSALFPAAVLGALALILLHPLWIFGVLFAAATGMAMGAFYRSTAASGTDVVLAGLVVGAAVLLLGLAAAQYGFGLLSEFQRLWQEQWDLVAEMVQNSVPEASVPPLPPLSAVLPLFLSVLTVPTVLLSAWAGRRFLVRSGFPEKRLPPFHRWRFPKSFLFYYLVSCVAAFLFDAESWAYSFFAGSFMILDILFAVQGLSFLSFLLHRKGLSRGWLWLAVFALFLPPAAFLLLVLGIMDVGTRMRERLEEGS from the coding sequence TTGACGGGACCGAACGGCAAGGTCCGCGACGGGGTGATCCTCTGTGGCGTTTTCACGGTGTTGATCGCCTCGCTCTTCACTCCCTTTTCCCTTGTGACGATCTGGTTTTTGCCGCTTCCTTTCTTCCTGTATACGGTTAGACATTCCTGGCCCTCCGCCCTTTTCCCTGCCGCGGTGCTCGGCGCTCTCGCCTTGATCCTGCTTCACCCTTTGTGGATTTTCGGGGTCCTTTTTGCCGCGGCGACGGGGATGGCGATGGGGGCGTTTTATCGTTCTACCGCCGCATCGGGAACCGATGTGGTTCTGGCCGGATTGGTCGTCGGCGCCGCCGTGTTGCTTTTGGGGTTGGCGGCGGCCCAGTACGGTTTTGGATTGCTTTCGGAATTCCAGCGGCTCTGGCAGGAGCAATGGGACCTGGTGGCGGAGATGGTCCAAAATTCCGTTCCGGAGGCTTCTGTTCCTCCCCTTCCGCCCCTTTCAGCCGTACTCCCTCTTTTTTTGTCCGTTCTGACCGTTCCGACCGTTCTTCTCAGCGCCTGGGCGGGGAGGAGGTTCCTCGTCCGCTCCGGTTTTCCCGAAAAGCGGTTGCCTCCGTTTCACCGGTGGCGTTTTCCCAAGTCCTTTCTCTTCTATTACCTGGTGTCGTGCGTCGCCGCTTTTCTGTTTGATGCGGAGAGCTGGGCCTATTCCTTTTTCGCGGGCTCCTTCATGATCCTCGATATCCTGTTCGCGGTGCAGGGCTTGTCCTTTCTTTCCTTTCTTCTTCACCGCAAGGGATTGAGCCGGGGATGGCTGTGGCTTGCCGTTTTCGCGCTGTTTCTTCCGCCGGCGGCCTTTCTGCTGCTCGTTTTGGGAATAATGGATGTGGGAACCCGGATGAGGGAGCGGCTGGAAGAAGGGTCATGA
- a CDS encoding aminotransferase class V-fold PLP-dependent enzyme has translation MIYLDNAASTWPKPESVVQAVKRCLEETGANPGRSGHRLAAQAAGILAEARRELAELFGIRDPDNIFFFANATQAINQALKGFLRPGDHVVTTCWEHNAVARPLEALKRERGITVSVVPASPDGSVDPAQVERAIRPETRLIAATHGSNVTGAVMPVEEIGAIARKKGVRFLVDAAQTAGNLPIDVEALGIDMLAFPGHKGLYGPQGTGGLYASPDIPLIPLIQGGTGSRSEQLEHPGERPEGFESGTPNTPGIAGLAAGVRFVRETGVGKIHRKEMHLAETVRSALSEMEGVTVYTPRGPRLPVVAFNLAGLDSQEVAAILDAHYGIAVRAGYHCAALAHKSLGTEETGAVRASFGYFNEEKDAEALIIAIGEIRKAFDW, from the coding sequence GTGATTTACTTGGATAATGCCGCTTCCACGTGGCCGAAGCCGGAGAGCGTCGTCCAGGCGGTGAAGCGTTGTCTGGAGGAGACCGGCGCCAATCCGGGCCGGTCCGGCCACCGATTGGCCGCACAGGCGGCGGGCATCCTGGCGGAGGCCCGCCGGGAATTGGCCGAGCTGTTCGGGATTCGCGATCCCGACAACATCTTTTTTTTCGCCAATGCCACCCAGGCGATCAATCAGGCCCTCAAGGGGTTTTTGCGGCCGGGGGACCATGTGGTCACCACCTGTTGGGAGCACAACGCGGTGGCCCGTCCCCTGGAGGCGCTGAAACGGGAACGGGGGATCACCGTGTCGGTGGTCCCCGCTTCTCCCGACGGGTCGGTGGATCCGGCGCAGGTGGAACGGGCGATCCGGCCGGAAACCCGCCTCATCGCGGCAACCCACGGCTCCAATGTGACCGGGGCGGTGATGCCGGTGGAGGAGATCGGCGCCATCGCCCGGAAAAAGGGGGTCCGCTTTCTGGTGGATGCCGCCCAGACTGCCGGCAATCTGCCCATCGATGTGGAAGCGCTGGGGATCGACATGCTCGCCTTTCCCGGCCACAAGGGTTTGTACGGTCCCCAGGGAACGGGGGGATTGTACGCAAGTCCCGATATTCCCCTGATTCCTCTGATTCAGGGGGGGACGGGGAGCCGCTCGGAACAACTGGAGCATCCCGGCGAGAGACCGGAGGGGTTTGAAAGCGGAACACCCAACACGCCGGGAATTGCCGGGCTCGCGGCGGGGGTTCGCTTTGTCCGGGAGACGGGGGTCGGGAAGATCCACCGGAAAGAGATGCACTTGGCCGAAACCGTCCGATCCGCCCTTTCCGAGATGGAGGGAGTGACGGTGTATACGCCCCGAGGCCCGCGGTTGCCGGTGGTGGCCTTCAATCTCGCCGGGCTGGACAGCCAGGAAGTGGCGGCCATCCTGGACGCCCATTACGGCATTGCCGTGCGCGCCGGCTATCACTGCGCCGCGCTGGCTCACAAGAGTCTCGGAACGGAGGAGACGGGAGCCGTCCGGGCCAGTTTCGGATATTTCAATGAGGAAAAGGATGCGGAAGCATTGATCATTGCCATCGGGGAGATACGGAAAGCCTTCGATTGGTAG
- a CDS encoding diacylglycerol/lipid kinase family protein, with product MRYFIVNRVSGNGRGLARWSRIEPVLKERGIPYRVAFTERPGHATELAREAAKTGVRAVVAVGGDGTVNEVGNGLIGTDVPFGYIPAGSGNDFATAQGIPKDPVKALDRVLKHSPRRVDTADFGGRVMVSSIGIGFDGQVAKTVNESKWKQRWGKGSYAIGVLKELRRFQPTRVTLEVDGQVIREEGVWLIAVANVSCYGGGMKICPEAKNDDGLLDICLVRGISRWKLLRLFPLVFSGKHVNYPYVVMLRGAEIRVSAERPLVVHADGEIVGETPVIISVRPQSLTLL from the coding sequence GTGCGGTATTTCATTGTCAACAGGGTGTCCGGCAACGGCCGGGGCCTTGCCCGTTGGTCCCGGATTGAGCCGGTGCTGAAGGAGAGGGGGATTCCCTACAGGGTGGCCTTCACCGAACGTCCCGGCCATGCCACGGAACTGGCCCGGGAGGCGGCGAAGACGGGGGTTCGGGCGGTGGTGGCCGTCGGCGGGGACGGCACCGTCAACGAGGTGGGAAACGGGCTGATCGGGACGGACGTCCCCTTTGGATACATACCGGCCGGATCGGGAAATGATTTCGCCACGGCCCAGGGGATTCCCAAGGATCCGGTCAAAGCCCTTGACCGGGTGTTGAAGCACTCTCCCCGCCGTGTGGACACGGCCGACTTTGGCGGACGGGTGATGGTCAGCTCCATCGGCATCGGCTTTGACGGACAGGTGGCAAAAACGGTGAATGAATCCAAGTGGAAACAAAGGTGGGGGAAGGGTTCCTACGCCATCGGCGTGCTGAAGGAACTCCGGCGCTTTCAGCCGACCCGCGTCACCCTGGAAGTGGATGGGCAAGTCATCCGGGAAGAGGGGGTCTGGCTGATCGCCGTCGCCAACGTTTCCTGTTACGGGGGAGGAATGAAGATCTGCCCCGAGGCGAAAAACGATGACGGCCTTCTGGACATCTGTCTGGTCCGGGGGATTTCCCGCTGGAAACTGCTCCGGCTGTTTCCCCTGGTTTTCAGCGGCAAGCACGTCAATTATCCCTATGTGGTGATGCTGAGGGGGGCGGAGATCCGGGTGTCCGCCGAACGTCCCTTGGTGGTTCACGCCGACGGGGAAATTGTCGGGGAAACGCCCGTGATCATATCCGTCCGCCCCCAATCGCTGACCCTTCTCTGA
- a CDS encoding YkvI family membrane protein codes for MRIDLGQSFRIGMTIVGTTIGAGFASGREIWEFFGSYGEEGRFGILLSMALYFAVSVIILHIGWKKRTQHYSEVLRAVIGPRMARYFDGYVILSLLTSVLVMVAGSGATLEQWNGSFTLGTLLMAAAVVLVLFFDLKGILSLNTALMPTLAAILIIVCLQALWSGGETAGLIENEPENPLLPVWPSAITYAAFNMVSLLAVLSTMGSQIRHPAEIWIACLLGVSCLAVLAGLYNASLLQVSHLISQYNIPLFALIRDYSTIWNLTISLVLWFAIYTTAVSNMHGLVFRLADRFPLPRWAAGLVIMAVLVPLSQWGFVPLVQFLYPLYGVLNLFLFTLFLLYPFSEER; via the coding sequence ATGCGGATCGATCTCGGACAATCCTTCCGAATCGGCATGACGATTGTCGGCACGACCATCGGCGCGGGCTTCGCTTCCGGGAGGGAAATCTGGGAGTTCTTCGGATCCTACGGGGAAGAGGGCCGGTTCGGGATCCTCCTTTCGATGGCGCTATACTTTGCCGTGAGCGTCATCATCCTTCACATCGGCTGGAAAAAGCGGACACAACATTACTCGGAAGTGCTCCGTGCGGTGATCGGCCCCAGAATGGCCCGCTATTTTGACGGCTATGTCATCCTGTCCCTGTTGACGAGCGTGTTGGTGATGGTGGCGGGGAGCGGGGCCACCCTGGAGCAGTGGAACGGCTCCTTCACGCTGGGAACGCTGCTGATGGCGGCGGCGGTGGTGCTGGTCCTCTTTTTCGACCTGAAGGGGATCCTGTCTCTCAATACGGCATTGATGCCGACGCTGGCGGCGATATTGATCATCGTCTGCCTTCAGGCCCTGTGGTCGGGCGGTGAAACGGCCGGGCTGATCGAAAACGAGCCGGAAAATCCCCTGTTGCCGGTGTGGCCCTCGGCCATCACCTACGCCGCCTTCAACATGGTTTCCCTGCTCGCCGTCCTGTCCACCATGGGTTCCCAGATCCGTCATCCGGCGGAGATATGGATCGCCTGTCTGCTGGGGGTCTCCTGCCTCGCGGTGCTCGCAGGGCTTTACAACGCGTCGCTTCTTCAGGTGTCCCATCTCATATCCCAGTACAACATTCCCTTGTTCGCCCTGATCCGAGATTATTCGACAATCTGGAACCTGACCATTTCCCTGGTCCTCTGGTTTGCCATCTACACGACCGCCGTCAGCAACATGCACGGGCTGGTCTTTCGCCTCGCCGACCGCTTCCCCTTGCCCCGGTGGGCGGCCGGCCTCGTCATCATGGCGGTCTTGGTTCCGCTCAGCCAATGGGGGTTTGTCCCCCTGGTGCAGTTTCTTTACCCCCTTTACGGAGTTTTGAACCTGTTTCTTTTCACTCTATTTTTGCTTTATCCCTTTTCGGAGGAACGTTGA
- the ychF gene encoding redox-regulated ATPase YchF yields MPLMTGIVGLPNVGKSTLFNAITRAGAESANYPFCTIDPNVGVVDVPDERLERLAEMFKPQRVVPTTFQFVDIAGLVKGASRGEGLGNKFLAHIREVDAIIHVVRCFEDENITHVDGRVDPEGDIETINLELVLADLESVERRLERTSRQKKSGDKEIVKEHEALLKLREGLAEGIPARRIGLSEEERERVRHLNLLTFKKVLYAANVGEADVADPDANPHVRTVRRIAEAEGAGVIPICARLEAEIAELQEEDRRQFLEELRLKASGLDRLVAAAYRLLGLITFFTAGEKEVRAWTIREGTKAPQAAGVIHSDFEKGFIRAEVIAYEDLTAAGSMAQARERGLVRLEGKDYVVQDGDVMHFRFAV; encoded by the coding sequence ATGCCGCTTATGACCGGAATCGTCGGTTTGCCCAATGTCGGCAAATCGACCCTGTTCAATGCGATCACCCGCGCAGGAGCCGAATCGGCCAACTATCCCTTCTGCACGATCGATCCCAATGTGGGGGTGGTGGACGTTCCCGACGAGCGGCTGGAGCGTTTGGCCGAGATGTTTAAGCCCCAAAGGGTCGTCCCCACCACCTTCCAGTTTGTCGACATCGCGGGCCTGGTGAAGGGCGCCAGCCGAGGGGAGGGACTGGGGAACAAGTTCCTGGCCCACATCCGGGAAGTGGATGCGATCATCCACGTCGTCCGCTGTTTTGAGGACGAAAACATCACCCATGTGGACGGAAGGGTGGACCCCGAAGGGGATATCGAAACGATCAACCTGGAGCTGGTCCTGGCCGACCTGGAGTCGGTGGAGCGCCGGCTGGAGCGGACCTCCCGCCAAAAAAAGAGCGGGGACAAGGAAATCGTAAAGGAGCACGAAGCCCTGCTCAAGCTGCGGGAGGGCCTCGCCGAGGGAATCCCCGCCCGGCGGATCGGTTTGAGCGAGGAGGAGCGGGAACGGGTCCGCCATCTCAATCTGCTGACCTTCAAAAAGGTGCTTTATGCCGCCAACGTGGGGGAAGCGGACGTGGCGGACCCCGACGCCAATCCGCACGTCCGGACGGTTCGGCGGATCGCGGAGGCGGAAGGGGCCGGCGTCATCCCGATCTGCGCCCGGCTGGAGGCGGAAATCGCCGAGCTGCAGGAGGAGGACCGGCGCCAATTCCTCGAGGAACTGCGTCTCAAGGCTTCGGGACTGGACCGACTGGTGGCGGCCGCTTACCGGCTTTTGGGGCTGATCACCTTCTTTACCGCCGGCGAGAAGGAGGTCCGCGCCTGGACGATCCGGGAGGGGACCAAGGCCCCCCAGGCGGCGGGCGTGATCCATTCCGACTTTGAGAAGGGATTCATCCGCGCCGAGGTGATCGCCTACGAGGATTTGACCGCCGCCGGTTCCATGGCCCAGGCCCGGGAACGGGGGCTGGTCCGCCTGGAAGGGAAGGATTATGTGGTGCAAGACGGCGATGTGATGCATTTCCGCTTTGCCGTTTAA